Proteins from a genomic interval of Sporolactobacillus sp. Y61:
- a CDS encoding WecB/TagA/CpsF family glycosyltransferase: MTNDLLIEDFLGLQVSCSTLEEISEYILINTKLNRRNKYFAINPDCILKYFNDPDYRRILKRNDNIIYIDGMGIIYAQMYLKLPVAKERVATTDLFPSLLKSIDNTNSNSLKIYLLGGKDDTAQRVINNLSKKYPNS, translated from the coding sequence ATGACTAATGACTTATTAATAGAAGACTTTCTTGGTTTACAAGTGTCGTGTAGTACTCTTGAAGAAATTTCGGAATATATACTTATAAATACAAAATTAAACAGAAGAAATAAGTATTTTGCTATTAATCCAGATTGCATTCTTAAATACTTCAATGATCCAGATTATAGGCGAATATTGAAAAGAAACGACAACATAATCTATATTGATGGAATGGGCATTATATACGCTCAGATGTATTTAAAATTACCTGTGGCAAAAGAGAGGGTTGCAACTACAGATTTATTTCCCAGTTTATTAAAAAGTATTGACAATACTAACAGTAACAGTCTTAAAATCTATTTATTGGGTGGAAAGGACGACACTGCACAAAGAGTTATTAACAATCTATCAAAAAAATACCCAAATTCCTGA
- a CDS encoding IS1380 family transposase, which produces MTTLSQITLDFNRKIKLSNDGGELSSDSGQLLFKEFDEKIGFSKTFERHLILNDSRKSPFYSNAKLFRQKIYQLLAGYSEDDSADALIHDPVFTQVVETSKLASQPTLSRFYYRFDQNTLDQLAVANQKLLDKVHRYRKSRALIIDLDSTHVDTYGKQESSDYNAHYGTIGFHPLVAFDGATGDFLKAKLRPGNRYTSHGVADFVRPILEHYNEHFPETTPFLRGDSGFATPELYELCEEESVYYAIRLKSNAILQRMAEELHPNDASTGETQCYYEEMAYQAKSWDKPRKVIVQSVRPASELFFTHTFIVTNLVECFSPKQVVLTYQKRGTMENYIKEAKSGFSLDQLSSHKFEINEGRLMLSLIAYNLTNWMRTLTFPEGQKNMQIETIRTRIVKVASKLVRSGRSLYFKLSSSFVYQDFLWKVLGRIQKLQIE; this is translated from the coding sequence ATGACTACTTTATCGCAAATCACGTTAGATTTCAATCGAAAAATCAAACTATCAAACGATGGTGGTGAACTTTCTTCAGATAGCGGTCAACTGCTTTTTAAGGAGTTTGACGAGAAAATCGGTTTCTCAAAGACGTTTGAACGCCATTTGATACTGAATGATTCGCGCAAGAGTCCGTTCTATTCCAACGCAAAACTCTTTCGCCAGAAGATCTATCAGCTGCTGGCCGGTTACTCCGAGGATGACTCAGCCGATGCATTGATTCATGATCCCGTGTTTACCCAGGTTGTTGAAACATCCAAACTGGCGTCACAACCGACGTTATCCCGCTTTTATTATCGTTTCGACCAGAATACTCTTGATCAGCTCGCAGTGGCCAATCAGAAATTACTGGACAAAGTTCATCGATATCGCAAGAGCCGGGCACTGATTATTGACCTGGATTCCACTCACGTCGATACGTACGGCAAGCAGGAATCCTCAGACTATAATGCACATTACGGTACCATCGGCTTCCATCCATTGGTGGCGTTCGACGGGGCGACGGGAGATTTTTTGAAGGCGAAACTGCGTCCCGGAAATCGCTATACTTCTCATGGGGTCGCGGACTTTGTTCGGCCGATTCTGGAACACTACAACGAGCACTTTCCGGAAACCACGCCGTTCCTTCGTGGCGACAGCGGTTTTGCCACGCCTGAGCTCTACGAGCTGTGCGAAGAAGAATCCGTCTACTACGCGATTCGCCTGAAGTCGAATGCCATACTCCAGCGGATGGCTGAGGAGCTTCATCCCAACGATGCGTCGACCGGGGAGACCCAGTGTTACTATGAAGAAATGGCGTACCAGGCGAAGTCTTGGGACAAGCCCAGAAAAGTAATCGTTCAATCGGTTCGCCCGGCTAGCGAACTCTTCTTCACGCATACCTTTATCGTGACCAATCTGGTTGAATGCTTCTCCCCGAAACAAGTCGTTCTGACTTATCAGAAACGAGGGACCATGGAAAACTACATCAAGGAAGCCAAATCCGGATTCAGTCTGGATCAACTGTCCAGTCACAAATTTGAAATTAACGAAGGCCGATTGATGCTCAGCCTGATCGCCTACAATTTAACGAACTGGATGCGTACACTGACGTTTCCAGAGGGGCAGAAGAACATGCAAATTGAAACCATTCGAACCCGGATCGTGAAAGTGGCCAGTAAGTTGGTGAGGTCGGGGCGCTCCCTTTATTTCAAGCTGTCCTCCAGCTTTGTCTATCAGGACTTCCTCTGGAAAGTACTCGGACGGATTCAAAAACTTCAAATCGAATAG
- a CDS encoding sugar transferase encodes MAIIKPSIGEDQLFKQDEIHTSGRVKIKEKPLYFLVKRLTDIAGSLIGLVLLSPVYLIIGLLIKLDDPKGKIIFKQVRVGKNGRLFYIYKFRSMVSNAEQLLNKLLDKNDTTGAMFKMKHDPRVTRIGHFIRKTSLDELPQLVNVLKGDMSLVGPRPPLPKEVKNYTNYDKQRLLVVPGCTGLWQVSGRSNVGFKKMVELDIDYIEHRCVSLDLKIILKTFTLLKGSKDAY; translated from the coding sequence ATGGCAATCATTAAACCATCCATTGGAGAAGATCAACTATTTAAACAAGATGAGATACATACTTCCGGCCGGGTGAAAATAAAAGAGAAACCTCTCTATTTTCTGGTTAAGAGATTAACAGATATTGCCGGTTCCTTAATTGGACTTGTTTTACTTTCCCCTGTTTATCTCATTATTGGCCTGCTGATCAAGCTGGACGACCCAAAAGGGAAAATTATATTTAAACAGGTGCGGGTTGGTAAAAACGGCCGGCTGTTTTATATTTACAAGTTTCGTTCCATGGTCAGTAATGCCGAACAGTTACTGAACAAACTCCTCGATAAAAACGATACGACAGGGGCCATGTTTAAAATGAAGCACGACCCCAGAGTGACAAGAATCGGTCACTTTATCCGGAAAACCAGTCTGGATGAACTGCCTCAGCTGGTCAATGTGTTAAAGGGAGATATGAGTCTGGTCGGCCCACGGCCTCCGCTCCCAAAAGAAGTGAAGAACTATACAAATTATGACAAACAGCGGCTGCTGGTTGTGCCAGGCTGCACGGGCCTGTGGCAGGTCAGTGGCAGAAGTAATGTCGGATTTAAAAAAATGGTCGAACTGGATATCGACTATATTGAACACAGGTGCGTGTCCCTGGATCTTAAAATTATATTAAAAACCTTTACCCTGCTGAAGGGATCGAAAGATGCGTATTAA
- a CDS encoding Wzz/FepE/Etk N-terminal domain-containing protein translates to MEETISLKEIFQTLRKRISLILIITLLAVTASAAVTYFIMTPKYDASTQILVNQANSNNNNLYQGNAVQTNVQLVNTYSVIINNPAVLNQVIKKMNLDMTADELKDMLTVNTEQNSQAFTLTAETDSPSQSVKIVNNVATAFKSQVQKVMNVDNVSILAPATVGGSADPVKPKPMINLAVAFVVGLMVSVGLAFLLEYLDNTIKTEEDIEQVLGLPVLGAISEIKSHHEKTSRGTHAAAHNHVRGGSRVEAK, encoded by the coding sequence ATGGAAGAGACGATCAGCCTTAAAGAGATCTTTCAGACACTCAGAAAAAGAATCTCTCTTATACTTATCATTACACTTCTGGCAGTAACAGCCAGCGCAGCAGTCACCTACTTTATCATGACACCGAAATATGACGCATCAACGCAGATTCTTGTCAATCAAGCAAATTCAAACAACAATAATTTATATCAGGGTAATGCCGTACAGACCAACGTACAGTTGGTCAATACCTATAGTGTAATCATCAATAATCCTGCCGTCCTGAACCAGGTCATTAAAAAAATGAACCTGGACATGACAGCCGATGAACTCAAAGATATGTTGACGGTGAATACGGAACAAAATTCACAGGCATTCACCTTAACAGCGGAAACAGACAGCCCGTCCCAGTCCGTTAAAATTGTGAATAATGTCGCAACCGCCTTTAAATCCCAGGTGCAGAAAGTGATGAATGTGGATAACGTCAGCATTCTCGCACCGGCAACAGTCGGGGGAAGTGCAGATCCGGTGAAACCGAAGCCGATGATCAATCTGGCTGTTGCCTTTGTTGTCGGTCTGATGGTTTCTGTAGGGCTGGCTTTTCTGCTTGAATATCTGGATAACACGATTAAGACAGAAGAAGATATTGAGCAGGTGCTGGGCCTGCCGGTACTTGGTGCCATCTCAGAAATTAAATCTCATCATGAGAAGACGTCGAGAGGCACCCATGCCGCAGCGCACAACCATGTGAGAGGGGGAAGCCGAGTTGAGGCGAAGTAA
- a CDS encoding CpsB/CapC family capsule biosynthesis tyrosine phosphatase, producing the protein MIDIHCHILPGIDDGAADEQVSLAMARQAVAEGITQIVATPHHRNRHWDNPKPSIINMVKTLNQFFEQNQIGLTVLPGQEPRIFGEMADPDSEAELVTVNDNKKYILVEFPTHHVPRYAQQLFFDLQVKSITPVIVHPERNQEIFEHPEILYNFITDGALSQVTASSLIGKEGKKVKKRTLQFIENNLSQFVASDAHNVTTRPFYMQEAFIELKKQFGRELAHTFRENVELLINGELVNRAEPVEIKEKKFFGIF; encoded by the coding sequence ATGATTGATATACATTGCCATATCCTTCCGGGCATTGACGACGGAGCTGCTGATGAACAGGTTTCGCTGGCCATGGCCAGACAGGCGGTGGCCGAAGGCATTACTCAGATCGTCGCCACACCGCATCACCGCAACCGGCACTGGGATAACCCAAAGCCCTCCATTATAAATATGGTCAAAACATTGAACCAGTTCTTTGAACAGAACCAGATAGGCTTAACCGTCCTTCCCGGTCAGGAACCGCGCATCTTCGGCGAAATGGCTGACCCGGATTCGGAAGCGGAACTGGTGACGGTCAATGATAACAAGAAATACATCCTCGTCGAATTTCCAACCCACCATGTTCCAAGATATGCCCAGCAGCTTTTCTTTGATCTGCAGGTCAAAAGTATCACGCCCGTAATCGTCCATCCGGAACGCAATCAGGAAATTTTTGAACATCCGGAGATCCTCTACAACTTTATCACAGATGGGGCACTGTCCCAGGTTACAGCGTCCAGTTTGATTGGTAAAGAGGGGAAGAAAGTCAAAAAGCGAACCTTGCAGTTTATTGAAAACAACTTATCCCAATTCGTTGCATCAGACGCCCACAATGTAACGACTCGTCCCTTTTATATGCAGGAGGCTTTTATTGAGTTAAAAAAGCAGTTTGGAAGAGAGTTAGCTCATACTTTCAGAGAAAACGTGGAACTGTTGATTAACGGGGAGCTCGTCAATCGAGCGGAACCGGTTGAAATTAAAGAAAAGAAATTTTTCGGGATCTTTTAG
- a CDS encoding S8 family serine peptidase, with product MHKSQWSQALCVLICFLLLTPGSVQAAPVFDKTIPIKTSVKEQAPSLAKNKISADLDDVFQSKKNATFLVKFKTQADTKKAAANAKKLASKQKMTPAKKKFAQKSAVLSALRTTASETQANVIKYLDDAKKKGLVKNYQSFYIVNGIAVTGTKDVMKKMATFAEVDKILPNRTRQLTANTAIASGSETGEAKAKTKSKAKAKTATDDEVAWGVARIGAPSVWNMGIDGTGVVIASIDTGVQWDHPALQGKYRGYDPASPDQPDNEYNWFDAVAGELTPYDDIGHGTHTMGTMVGAENDGTHKIGVAPGARWISVKAFTPDGGTDVDLLEAGEWILAPKDAAGNPHPEMSPDIVNNSWGGGPGLDEWYRPMVQNWRAADIFPEFSAGNTDLFNPGGPGSVAAPANYPEAFAAGATDNSDQLAGFSLQGPSPYDETKPDVSAPGVNVYSSVPGSTYDGTYSGTSMAAPHVAGTAALLLSADASLTVDELEQIIVDTATPATDSTFPESPNNGYGSGIIDAFSAVTSITTGLGTLTGQVMKEGEDTEAPAYQHTPVSETYEGVALPLQISVQDNVSIQSVQLQYKVADGAWQTVEGERTEGDYRQGVYQATIPGDDLAQGPLTYKWHLTDFGGNEVDSDLYEVSVLPPITTGYSQDFESVPSGWRSYGDQNSWEWGVPASGPEQAASGEKVYATNLEGNYDNDANATLLMPPVHVAEGQSYLQFKNWYEIENNYDHGQVFVSTDQENWTSVADFTGAGSGWSDVSVDLSAYAGQNIFIGFNLSTDSSVVRPGWYIDDVSLTDTAATGATKATLGLAKAGKQADAPSLSSKKPVDPQTIQPQKVKNVRLPSIESRSLKSAPPAETNALPLDATVTVLETGRAVSTNPADGSYAMRHAAGTYTVKAERYGFASQAQTVEITRDRTTESSFMLQPIPQGTITGTITNDATGAPVSGATVQVMEDANIAPVQTDSNGHFELTVYEGTYTLHVGAPSYYASDVQVTVAGNESTEKNVALEPFIGYPGEIGYDDGTAENAHAFYDAGNGWAVKMSLAEGHDTAMVTGGLFRFWTDEWPVPGGTDFKVAVYDATGPDGAPGNLLAGPVDATALRDGSWTRVDLSDKGILVHGDFYMVYIQTDVNTQAPGLATDEDGTNAGRSWQLVSGSWAPSPAEEGNYMIRSTVSYEVSVPVITAPATNIYTNQERVSVEGKTAPATTVNLLNHGEKVAETTSAEDGTFASEVALQTGENAITVTASTDTGTTDPSAPVTVFLDQTKPGLTIDSPADGSKTNCEAVTVSGTVDEANLDSVKVNGQAADVTESGSYSKRILLDSGVNTIEVVAKDKAGNEESRSIRVDAKFTAPEITNLKPDEDRYLDAGQTVEVAFDSEPGLESTFVIQAPLTNTRARTTNEANELPLTETSAGHYVGYWTATSNLTADGAQIEVKARDAYGNETRQTAAGKLFINIPNEKPVAQFEAPAKAKKNKTVTFDASASSDPDGNLVTYAWTFGDGSTAEGETATHQFTKKGKYNVTLTVTDNRGKNDSITHTIKITR from the coding sequence GTGCATAAAAGTCAATGGAGTCAAGCGCTTTGCGTGCTGATTTGTTTCTTATTGCTCACGCCTGGATCTGTTCAGGCCGCCCCGGTGTTTGATAAGACCATACCGATAAAAACATCTGTGAAAGAACAGGCGCCATCTTTAGCCAAAAACAAAATCAGTGCTGATCTGGATGACGTGTTTCAGTCAAAGAAGAACGCAACGTTCCTTGTGAAATTTAAAACACAGGCGGATACCAAAAAGGCAGCTGCCAACGCAAAAAAATTGGCGAGTAAGCAAAAAATGACGCCCGCGAAAAAGAAGTTTGCGCAGAAATCCGCGGTGCTCAGCGCGTTGCGGACGACCGCTTCTGAAACTCAGGCTAACGTCATCAAATATCTGGATGACGCAAAGAAAAAAGGCCTGGTCAAAAACTATCAATCTTTCTATATCGTAAACGGCATCGCCGTGACCGGCACGAAAGACGTGATGAAGAAGATGGCAACATTTGCTGAAGTTGATAAAATTCTACCGAACCGCACCCGGCAACTGACAGCGAATACAGCGATCGCCTCTGGCAGCGAAACGGGTGAAGCAAAGGCAAAAACAAAGTCAAAAGCAAAGGCAAAAACGGCAACGGATGATGAGGTCGCCTGGGGTGTTGCGCGAATCGGTGCTCCGTCAGTCTGGAACATGGGCATTGACGGAACAGGTGTCGTGATTGCCAGCATTGATACAGGCGTGCAATGGGATCACCCGGCGCTGCAGGGCAAATATCGCGGCTATGATCCGGCCAGCCCGGATCAGCCGGACAATGAATACAACTGGTTTGACGCGGTGGCCGGCGAATTGACGCCCTATGATGATATCGGCCACGGAACCCACACCATGGGGACGATGGTTGGCGCGGAAAACGATGGGACGCATAAAATAGGCGTCGCACCAGGCGCCAGATGGATTTCTGTAAAAGCGTTTACTCCGGATGGCGGGACCGATGTCGATCTGCTGGAGGCGGGTGAATGGATTCTTGCACCTAAAGACGCAGCCGGCAATCCGCATCCGGAAATGTCCCCGGATATTGTTAATAATTCATGGGGCGGCGGACCCGGCCTTGATGAATGGTACCGGCCGATGGTGCAGAACTGGCGTGCGGCCGACATCTTCCCGGAATTTTCTGCAGGAAACACGGACCTGTTTAATCCGGGTGGCCCGGGTTCAGTAGCAGCACCGGCGAATTATCCGGAAGCGTTCGCGGCCGGAGCCACGGACAATAGCGACCAGCTGGCCGGGTTCTCTCTGCAGGGGCCGTCACCGTATGATGAAACGAAGCCCGATGTATCCGCGCCGGGCGTCAACGTGTACTCATCTGTACCGGGCAGCACTTATGACGGCACGTACAGCGGAACATCGATGGCCGCGCCGCATGTAGCCGGGACGGCAGCGCTCCTGCTGTCGGCGGATGCCTCGCTGACGGTTGATGAACTGGAACAGATCATCGTCGATACGGCAACACCGGCGACAGACAGTACCTTCCCGGAATCGCCGAATAACGGTTATGGCTCCGGGATCATCGACGCCTTCTCAGCGGTCACATCGATCACAACCGGCCTCGGGACGCTCACCGGCCAGGTCATGAAGGAAGGCGAGGACACGGAAGCGCCGGCCTATCAGCATACCCCGGTTTCCGAGACGTATGAAGGGGTCGCGCTTCCGCTTCAGATCAGCGTTCAGGACAATGTCAGCATCCAGTCCGTCCAGCTTCAGTATAAAGTAGCCGATGGAGCGTGGCAGACGGTGGAAGGCGAGCGGACAGAGGGGGACTATCGCCAGGGCGTTTATCAGGCAACGATCCCGGGCGACGACCTTGCACAAGGCCCGCTGACCTATAAGTGGCACCTCACCGACTTTGGTGGAAATGAAGTCGACTCCGATCTTTATGAGGTCTCCGTCCTTCCGCCGATCACGACGGGCTATTCACAGGACTTTGAATCCGTCCCGTCCGGCTGGCGGTCCTATGGGGATCAGAACAGCTGGGAATGGGGCGTGCCCGCCTCCGGGCCGGAACAGGCCGCATCAGGTGAAAAGGTCTACGCCACGAATCTGGAAGGGAATTACGACAATGATGCCAACGCAACACTATTGATGCCTCCTGTACACGTAGCGGAGGGACAGAGCTATCTGCAATTTAAAAACTGGTATGAGATCGAGAACAATTACGATCACGGGCAGGTTTTCGTCTCAACAGATCAGGAAAACTGGACATCGGTCGCCGATTTCACCGGGGCAGGGTCCGGCTGGTCAGATGTTTCGGTTGACCTGTCGGCATACGCCGGCCAGAACATTTTTATCGGTTTTAATCTCAGCACCGATTCGAGTGTCGTTCGACCCGGCTGGTATATTGATGACGTCTCGCTGACCGATACAGCGGCAACCGGCGCGACGAAGGCAACGCTCGGCCTGGCCAAAGCCGGGAAGCAGGCGGATGCGCCATCACTGAGCAGTAAAAAGCCGGTAGATCCGCAGACGATCCAACCACAGAAAGTGAAAAATGTACGGCTGCCGTCGATTGAGTCCCGTTCGTTAAAATCCGCCCCGCCGGCAGAGACAAACGCACTGCCGCTTGACGCGACAGTCACGGTTCTGGAAACGGGACGTGCAGTGTCCACCAATCCGGCGGACGGCAGTTATGCGATGCGGCACGCGGCGGGGACGTACACCGTGAAAGCCGAGAGATATGGCTTTGCATCGCAGGCACAAACGGTAGAGATCACCCGCGACAGGACGACGGAATCCAGTTTTATGCTTCAGCCGATCCCGCAGGGCACCATTACCGGTACGATCACGAATGACGCCACAGGTGCCCCCGTTTCCGGCGCGACCGTCCAGGTTATGGAAGACGCGAACATCGCGCCGGTGCAGACGGACAGCAACGGGCATTTCGAATTAACGGTCTATGAAGGGACCTATACGCTGCATGTCGGTGCCCCGAGTTATTACGCCAGCGACGTCCAGGTCACCGTGGCGGGTAATGAATCGACGGAAAAAAATGTCGCTCTCGAACCCTTCATCGGCTATCCGGGCGAAATCGGCTATGATGATGGCACAGCAGAAAATGCCCATGCCTTCTATGACGCCGGAAACGGCTGGGCGGTGAAAATGTCACTCGCTGAGGGGCATGACACGGCGATGGTAACAGGCGGGCTGTTCCGGTTCTGGACGGATGAATGGCCGGTACCGGGCGGCACGGACTTCAAGGTCGCCGTGTATGATGCCACCGGTCCGGACGGTGCACCGGGCAACCTGCTTGCCGGTCCGGTCGATGCGACGGCACTCCGGGATGGATCATGGACGCGGGTCGATCTCTCCGATAAAGGGATACTGGTCCACGGCGATTTCTATATGGTCTACATTCAGACGGATGTCAATACACAGGCACCGGGGCTCGCGACCGATGAAGACGGGACGAACGCGGGCCGCAGCTGGCAGCTGGTATCAGGTAGCTGGGCGCCGTCACCTGCCGAAGAGGGCAACTATATGATCCGCTCGACCGTCAGCTATGAAGTGAGTGTACCGGTGATCACCGCGCCGGCGACGAACATCTACACGAATCAGGAAAGGGTATCCGTTGAAGGGAAAACAGCGCCGGCAACAACGGTCAATCTGCTTAATCATGGAGAAAAAGTGGCGGAGACCACATCTGCCGAAGACGGGACGTTTGCTTCAGAGGTCGCCCTTCAGACAGGCGAAAACGCGATTACAGTGACGGCTTCCACCGACACCGGCACCACCGATCCGTCAGCACCGGTGACTGTCTTCCTCGATCAGACGAAACCGGGCCTGACGATTGACAGCCCGGCAGATGGATCCAAGACCAACTGTGAAGCCGTCACGGTCAGTGGGACGGTGGATGAGGCCAATCTTGACTCGGTGAAGGTCAACGGACAGGCCGCCGATGTCACAGAAAGCGGCAGCTATTCGAAACGGATCCTGCTCGACAGCGGAGTCAACACCATCGAGGTTGTCGCTAAGGATAAAGCCGGAAACGAAGAAAGCCGGTCGATCCGCGTCGACGCGAAATTCACCGCACCAGAAATCACAAACTTGAAACCGGACGAAGACCGTTATCTGGACGCCGGCCAGACGGTGGAAGTGGCTTTCGACAGTGAGCCGGGTCTGGAAAGTACCTTCGTGATTCAGGCACCGCTGACCAATACGAGAGCTCGAACCACTAATGAAGCGAATGAACTGCCGCTAACTGAAACTTCAGCAGGGCATTACGTGGGCTACTGGACAGCGACCTCAAACCTCACCGCCGATGGCGCGCAGATTGAGGTTAAAGCAAGAGATGCCTACGGTAACGAGACGCGTCAGACCGCTGCCGGTAAACTGTTTATCAATATCCCTAATGAAAAGCCGGTCGCACAGTTCGAAGCGCCTGCCAAAGCGAAGAAAAACAAAACCGTCACCTTTGACGCCTCGGCGTCTTCCGATCCGGACGGGAATCTTGTCACGTACGCCTGGACATTCGGCGACGGCAGCACGGCTGAAGGGGAAACGGCCACCCATCAATTTACGAAAAAGGGCAAATATAATGTCACACTGACCGTGACAGACAATCGCGGCAAAAACGACTCGATCACCCATACGATAAAAATCACGCGCTAA
- a CDS encoding CpsD/CapB family tyrosine-protein kinase, protein MRRSKFVSKQRHLITFYKPKSTTAEQYRTIRTNIDFSHVDSDLKTIMFTSAGPGEGKSTTAANVATVMAQQGKRVLLIDADMRKPTMHYTFRLINTQGLTTLLTKRTTFDETIQKTEVENLFILTSGPIPPNPAELLSSVVMESFIKHALTLFDTVIIDTPPVLAVTDAQILANLCDGTVLVVRSGETEKEAALKAKDLLSKAKAKVLGVVLNGKPISKSDSHYYYYYGND, encoded by the coding sequence TTGAGGCGAAGTAAATTTGTATCAAAACAGCGACATCTGATCACGTTTTATAAGCCCAAGTCCACCACTGCTGAACAGTACCGGACGATCCGGACGAATATTGACTTTTCCCATGTCGACAGTGATCTGAAGACGATCATGTTTACTTCAGCCGGCCCGGGTGAGGGGAAGTCAACCACAGCAGCCAATGTGGCAACAGTGATGGCACAACAGGGCAAACGCGTCCTGCTGATTGACGCAGATATGCGAAAACCGACTATGCATTATACGTTCCGCCTGATCAATACACAGGGCCTGACTACTCTGCTGACCAAACGGACGACCTTTGATGAGACCATCCAGAAAACAGAGGTCGAAAATCTTTTTATTCTGACGAGCGGACCGATCCCGCCGAATCCTGCAGAGCTCCTCAGTTCTGTAGTCATGGAAAGCTTTATCAAACATGCACTCACGCTTTTTGATACAGTAATTATTGATACGCCTCCGGTACTGGCTGTAACGGATGCCCAGATCCTGGCTAATCTCTGTGATGGAACCGTACTGGTGGTACGGAGCGGAGAGACAGAAAAGGAAGCCGCACTGAAGGCCAAAGACCTGCTTTCCAAAGCAAAAGCGAAAGTTCTTGGCGTCGTCTTAAACGGTAAACCAATATCCAAATCCGACAGTCATTATTATTATTATTATGGCAATGATTAA